From one Caldichromatium japonicum genomic stretch:
- a CDS encoding thioredoxin family protein: protein MSDPIRPLIWTLVLWASLLGHSVLAADLPAEGRATEPTPPPAGKLIGARPFTHPDWFKQSFLDIEEDIREAAQAGKQLILFFEMNNCPYCARLLEENFNREPIQGFIRERFDVIALDIDGDREVVVDADQSLPEKEFAQRIGVRYTPTLLFLNPEGEPVARVDGYRSPADLKLVLEYVANRAYERQTLAEFISASTEEIYRLRPHPRFQDLQDLTGVKDRPLALLFEDARCLACDAFHDGHLADPEVDAALAPFVVVRLDALADTPITAPDGRQTTARELAESLGIDYRPAWVLFDEGREIARIENELSRYHLIGILEYVGQRQYQRYPDSPFDYINAKTAERLARGEDVRIAD, encoded by the coding sequence ATGTCCGACCCGATCCGTCCATTGATCTGGACCCTTGTCCTATGGGCCTCTCTCTTGGGGCATAGCGTCCTTGCCGCCGACCTGCCTGCCGAAGGGCGAGCAACCGAGCCGACCCCGCCCCCTGCAGGCAAGCTCATCGGCGCCCGCCCCTTTACTCACCCCGATTGGTTCAAACAGAGCTTCCTCGACATCGAGGAGGACATCCGAGAGGCGGCCCAAGCCGGCAAGCAGTTGATCCTGTTTTTTGAGATGAACAACTGCCCTTATTGTGCCCGCCTGCTCGAAGAGAACTTTAACCGCGAGCCGATCCAGGGGTTCATCCGCGAGCGCTTCGATGTTATTGCACTCGATATCGATGGGGACCGTGAGGTCGTGGTGGATGCCGACCAGAGCCTGCCGGAGAAAGAATTCGCCCAGCGCATCGGGGTGCGTTATACCCCGACCCTATTGTTCCTAAACCCTGAGGGTGAGCCGGTCGCACGGGTCGATGGGTATCGCAGCCCGGCGGATCTTAAACTGGTGCTGGAGTATGTCGCCAATCGCGCCTATGAGCGTCAGACCCTGGCCGAGTTTATCTCCGCCTCGACCGAGGAGATCTACCGCCTGCGCCCGCATCCGCGTTTTCAGGACCTTCAGGATCTCACCGGCGTCAAGGACCGCCCCTTGGCCCTCTTGTTTGAGGATGCCCGCTGTCTGGCCTGCGATGCATTCCACGACGGGCACCTGGCCGATCCAGAGGTCGATGCGGCGCTTGCGCCCTTCGTCGTGGTCAGGCTCGATGCCCTGGCCGACACCCCGATCACCGCCCCCGATGGCCGCCAGACCACAGCGCGCGAGCTCGCCGAATCGCTCGGGATCGATTATCGCCCCGCCTGGGTCCTGTTCGATGAAGGGCGCGAGATCGCGCGCATCGAGAACGAACTCTCGCGCTATCACTTGATCGGCATCCTTGAATATGTCGGCCAGCGTCAGTATCAGCGCTATCCCGACAGCCCCTTCGATTATATCAACGCCAAGACTGCCGAACGTTTAGCGCGGGGCGAGGATGTGCGGATCGCCGATTAG
- the bchI gene encoding magnesium chelatase ATPase subunit I has protein sequence MPIPFPFSAIVGQDEMKRSLLMAAVDPSIGGVLVFGDRGTGKSTAIRGLAALLPKMRAVDCPYHCDPDASDDYLCDDCRAKKAKNGTLKSHQIPVPVVDLPLGATEDRVIGALDLERALTKGEKAFEPGLLARAHRGFLYIDEVNLLEDHLVDSLLDVAASGQNIVEREGLSIRHPARFVLVGSGNPEEGELRPQLQDRFGLSVEVKTPTDLAVRMQVVRLRDEFERDPEAFVAKWKNKDAKISRQIQKARKLLPEVEVPDRTLEETSKLCIRLGTDGLRGELTVIRAARALAALDGHQQVEIEHVKTVAVSALRHRLRRDPLDESSSTHRVERAIKEQFGE, from the coding sequence ATGCCCATCCCCTTCCCCTTTTCCGCCATCGTTGGCCAGGATGAAATGAAACGCTCGCTCTTGATGGCGGCCGTCGATCCCTCGATCGGCGGGGTTCTGGTTTTCGGCGATCGCGGTACGGGTAAATCCACCGCCATCCGCGGTTTGGCTGCCCTTCTGCCCAAGATGCGCGCCGTTGATTGCCCTTATCACTGTGATCCAGATGCCAGCGATGACTATTTGTGCGATGACTGCCGTGCCAAGAAGGCCAAAAACGGCACGCTCAAGTCCCATCAGATCCCAGTACCCGTCGTCGATCTACCGTTAGGCGCAACGGAAGACCGCGTCATCGGTGCGCTGGATCTCGAGCGCGCGCTCACCAAGGGCGAAAAGGCGTTCGAGCCTGGGTTGTTGGCGCGCGCCCACCGCGGGTTTCTGTATATCGACGAGGTCAATCTGCTCGAGGACCATCTGGTCGATTCGCTACTCGATGTCGCCGCTTCGGGGCAAAACATCGTCGAACGCGAGGGTTTGAGTATCCGCCATCCCGCGCGCTTTGTCCTTGTAGGCTCAGGGAACCCCGAAGAGGGCGAGCTTCGGCCTCAGCTTCAGGACCGCTTTGGTCTATCGGTTGAGGTCAAGACCCCGACCGATCTAGCGGTACGCATGCAGGTGGTGCGTCTGCGCGATGAGTTCGAGCGCGACCCCGAGGCATTCGTTGCCAAATGGAAAAACAAAGACGCCAAGATCAGTCGCCAGATCCAGAAAGCGAGAAAGCTCTTGCCCGAGGTCGAGGTCCCCGACCGCACCCTGGAAGAGACCAGCAAACTCTGCATCCGGCTGGGGACCGATGGCCTGCGCGGCGAGCTGACCGTGATCCGCGCCGCCCGCGCCCTGGCCGCCCTGGATGGCCATCAGCAGGTCGAGATTGAGCATGTCAAAACCGTGGCCGTGTCGGCCCTCAGACACCGTCTACGCCGCGATCCGCTCGATGAATCCAGCTCAACCCACCGGGTTGAGCGGGCGATCAAGGAGCAATTTGGCGAATGA
- the orn gene encoding oligoribonuclease translates to MHSEHNLIWIDLEMTGLDPERDRILEIATLITDSQLEVIAEGPVIAVHQDDEILNAMDDWNRNQHGASGLLERVRQSPYHEPEAEAMTLEFIANHVPAGASPLCGNSICQDRRFLARWMPRLEAYCHYRNLDVSTLKILAQRWAPEVANGFKKQSRHLALDDIRESIAELRHYRAHLFK, encoded by the coding sequence ATGCACAGCGAACATAACCTCATCTGGATCGACCTGGAGATGACTGGCCTCGACCCCGAGCGCGACCGGATCCTCGAGATCGCCACCCTGATCACTGACAGCCAGCTCGAGGTCATCGCCGAGGGACCGGTCATCGCCGTCCATCAGGACGATGAGATCTTAAATGCCATGGACGACTGGAACCGCAACCAGCATGGCGCTTCCGGTCTCTTAGAGCGCGTGCGTCAAAGCCCCTATCACGAGCCCGAGGCCGAGGCGATGACCCTGGAGTTTATCGCCAATCATGTCCCCGCCGGCGCCTCGCCCCTGTGCGGCAATAGCATCTGTCAGGACCGGCGGTTCTTGGCGCGCTGGATGCCGCGTCTGGAGGCCTATTGCCATTATCGCAACCTGGACGTGAGCACACTCAAGATCCTCGCCCAGCGCTGGGCACCCGAAGTGGCCAATGGCTTTAAGAAACAATCCAGACACCTGGCGCTCGATGACATCCGCGAATCGATCGCCGAGCTGCGGCATTATCGCGCCCATCTGTTCAAATAG
- the htpX gene encoding protease HtpX: MLRILLYLATNAAVLVVISIVFRLLGIDDLLLQSGGIDMGTLLIMAAVIGFSGSLVSLFLSKTLAKQGMGVYIIEHPSTPAEHWLVETVARQAEQAGIGMPEVGIFDSPEPNAFATGWNRDAALVAVSTGLLNHMREDEVEAVLGHEISHVANGDMVTLALIQGVVNTFVVFLSRIVGIIVDRVLLKNERGYGPGYFLASIVAEVMLSILATMIVMWFSRYREYRADAGGAALTSRHQMIAALRALQRVYEPQDLPSAEFAAFGISGRVGEGLLALFRSHPPLEKRIAALEARQDA; encoded by the coding sequence ATGCTGCGCATCCTGCTTTATCTCGCGACCAATGCTGCGGTCCTGGTGGTCATCAGCATCGTCTTCCGTCTGCTCGGGATCGATGACCTGCTCTTGCAATCCGGCGGCATCGATATGGGCACGCTGCTTATCATGGCGGCGGTGATCGGCTTTAGCGGCTCGCTCGTCTCGTTATTCCTGTCCAAGACCCTTGCCAAACAAGGGATGGGGGTCTATATCATCGAGCACCCCTCCACACCCGCTGAGCACTGGCTGGTCGAGACCGTGGCCCGTCAGGCCGAGCAGGCGGGGATCGGGATGCCCGAGGTCGGGATCTTCGATTCGCCTGAACCCAATGCCTTCGCTACCGGCTGGAATCGCGATGCGGCCCTGGTTGCGGTCAGCACTGGCTTGCTGAATCACATGCGCGAGGATGAGGTCGAGGCGGTCCTTGGGCATGAGATCAGCCATGTCGCCAATGGCGACATGGTGACCCTGGCGCTGATCCAGGGGGTGGTCAATACCTTTGTGGTCTTTTTGTCGCGGATCGTGGGCATCATCGTCGATCGGGTGCTCCTCAAGAACGAGCGGGGCTATGGCCCAGGGTATTTCTTGGCATCGATCGTCGCTGAGGTCATGCTCTCGATCTTGGCTACGATGATCGTAATGTGGTTTTCCCGCTACCGCGAATATCGCGCCGACGCGGGCGGCGCGGCCCTAACCAGCCGTCATCAGATGATCGCGGCGCTGCGGGCCTTGCAACGCGTCTATGAGCCACAGGATCTGCCATCCGCTGAGTTTGCCGCCTTTGGCATCTCGGGGCGGGTCGGCGAGGGGCTGCTGGCGCTCTTCCGCAGCCACCCGCCCCTTGAAAAACGTATTGCGGCGCTCGAGGCCCGTCAGGATGCATGA
- a CDS encoding sulfite exporter TauE/SafE family protein codes for MVGLGAGLGIGMVAALLGVAGGELLIPTIVLLYGLDIKVASSLSLAISLPTMLVGFARYTRSDAFAVLCHERLLFGAMSLGSILGAILGGLMLGLVPSRVLTTLLGAILLILAFKTFQHSH; via the coding sequence ATGGTGGGACTCGGGGCTGGTCTCGGGATCGGCATGGTAGCTGCCCTGCTGGGGGTAGCTGGCGGCGAGCTTCTGATCCCCACCATCGTGTTGCTCTACGGCCTGGACATCAAGGTCGCAAGCAGCCTCTCGTTGGCGATTAGCCTGCCGACCATGCTGGTCGGGTTTGCCCGCTATACGCGCTCAGATGCCTTTGCGGTCCTGTGCCATGAACGCCTGCTCTTCGGCGCCATGTCCTTGGGTTCGATCCTCGGTGCCATCCTGGGCGGTTTGATGCTGGGGTTGGTGCCCTCCCGCGTACTCACGACACTCCTCGGTGCGATCCTGCTGATCTTGGCCTTCAAGACCTTTCAGCATAGCCATTGA
- a CDS encoding Coenzyme F420 hydrogenase/dehydrogenase, beta subunit C-terminal domain: MNETLLAPEDLGPSKGLDAIALLSSEERLQGRPKLCSDCGLCDSGLKAKMSSACIFVRNQTEAIEQRLYGRTAQVKDELRFGIYRAQYAARCLRPHPKAQWSGIVTRLAARLLEQDQVEAVITTGAAPGTRFKAEPALARFPEEVLATAGNKPCLSPNLRLLDQVRDQGIKRLAFIGTSCQVHMLRALEPELGLERLYVIGIPCSDNVTYPDLEYFLTQISRSPQTVVHYEFMQDFRLWLRHEDGSSERVNFIDFPMDRLHGIFPSACLSCFDYANRLSDLTIGYMGAPLGWQWVLVRTEIGESLFELIRPALEFGELTSSGDRTRAMPRYIQGLTRPPGAKRPPFLVRKLVAYLQRTRGSKGLEFARAIIEMKLLRNLNYVRSKFPRFEARVVPEHVYQTLAPYAETYQTVFGRPLRPPVI, translated from the coding sequence ATGAATGAGACCCTCCTTGCCCCCGAAGACCTGGGTCCGTCCAAGGGCCTGGATGCGATCGCCCTGTTGAGTAGCGAGGAGAGATTACAGGGACGGCCCAAGCTCTGTAGTGACTGCGGGCTATGCGACAGCGGCCTCAAGGCAAAGATGTCTTCGGCCTGCATCTTTGTACGCAACCAAACCGAGGCCATCGAACAACGGCTGTATGGGCGCACCGCCCAGGTAAAGGACGAGCTGCGCTTTGGGATCTATCGCGCCCAGTATGCCGCGCGTTGCCTTCGGCCCCATCCCAAGGCCCAGTGGAGCGGGATCGTCACCCGGCTGGCAGCGCGCCTCCTCGAACAAGACCAGGTGGAGGCGGTGATCACGACGGGCGCAGCCCCAGGGACGCGCTTCAAGGCCGAGCCGGCGCTTGCGCGCTTCCCCGAAGAGGTATTGGCGACTGCGGGGAACAAGCCTTGTCTCTCGCCCAATCTGCGCCTCCTCGATCAGGTGCGCGACCAGGGGATCAAGCGCCTGGCCTTCATCGGCACGAGCTGTCAGGTGCACATGCTGCGCGCGCTCGAGCCTGAGCTTGGCTTGGAGCGGCTCTATGTCATCGGGATTCCTTGCAGCGATAATGTCACCTATCCAGACCTGGAATATTTCTTGACCCAGATCTCGCGCTCGCCCCAAACCGTAGTGCACTATGAGTTCATGCAGGACTTTAGGCTGTGGCTGCGCCATGAGGACGGCTCGAGCGAGCGGGTCAATTTCATCGATTTCCCGATGGATAGGCTGCATGGGATCTTCCCCTCTGCCTGTCTGTCCTGTTTCGACTATGCCAATCGCTTAAGCGATCTCACCATCGGCTATATGGGCGCGCCGCTCGGCTGGCAGTGGGTCCTGGTGCGCACTGAAATCGGCGAGTCGCTCTTCGAGCTGATCCGGCCCGCGCTCGAGTTCGGCGAATTGACCTCCAGCGGGGATCGCACGCGCGCCATGCCGCGCTATATCCAGGGGCTCACCCGCCCGCCGGGTGCCAAGCGCCCGCCCTTCCTGGTGCGCAAGCTGGTCGCTTATCTACAGCGCACGCGCGGCTCCAAGGGTCTTGAGTTTGCGCGCGCCATCATCGAGATGAAACTCTTGCGCAACCTCAACTATGTGCGCAGCAAGTTCCCGCGCTTCGAGGCGCGGGTCGTGCCCGAGCATGTCTATCAAACGCTTGCACCCTATGCCGAGACCTATCAAACGGTCTTCGGGCGTCCCTTGAGGCCGCCGGTGATATAG
- the lnt gene encoding apolipoprotein N-acyltransferase, whose product MLPSLPAIFARLPLSVLALGAGGLAVLGFAPFGLFPLAVIACALFYQSLSDATPRTALWRGWLFGVGLFGFGTFWIRISLNEFGNMDAWVAHLLTALFVAFLALFYGAVGWLVRRLDQGHPSWTAPLLLLPGIWVLGEWVRSWLFTGFPWLSLGYSQIDGPLAGYAPILGVYGVSLLVALSGGLLWGMAAWRGRAPNFALIALAALWLCAAGLKASEWTHPSGRPLRASVLQANIPQAVKWDAEARLMIAEVYVDMTLEYLDADFIVWPETALPDFLHQVREPLIDPLAERAQREGTEIVLGIPVMDLESGRYFNGLLAIGSRESLYTKRHLVPFGEFTPLKSWLGPLAELFAVPMSDFSPGAGRPLLQVGPHRVGASICYEDAFPTELIESLPEAAYLINVSNDAWFGDSLAPHQHLEIARMRALETGRFLVRATNTGISAIIDHRGRLVAWLPLFVRGAITAEVQPREGLTPFARLGNAPAIGLGAALILLGIGLARWRYDPSPPLRT is encoded by the coding sequence ATGCTGCCGTCGCTTCCAGCGATCTTTGCGCGCCTTCCTCTGTCAGTGCTTGCTCTCGGTGCAGGTGGCCTTGCGGTCTTGGGCTTTGCCCCCTTCGGTCTCTTTCCGCTCGCCGTCATCGCCTGTGCCCTGTTTTATCAGTCTCTCAGCGATGCCACCCCGCGCACTGCTCTCTGGCGCGGCTGGCTGTTTGGGGTCGGGCTATTCGGTTTCGGGACCTTTTGGATTCGGATCAGCCTGAATGAGTTCGGCAACATGGATGCCTGGGTGGCCCATCTGCTGACTGCACTCTTCGTCGCCTTCTTGGCGCTCTTTTATGGGGCGGTCGGCTGGCTGGTCCGCCGGCTGGATCAAGGTCATCCGAGCTGGACAGCGCCCTTGCTCTTGCTGCCGGGCATCTGGGTCTTGGGCGAATGGGTGCGCAGTTGGCTATTCACCGGTTTCCCTTGGCTCTCACTGGGCTACAGCCAGATCGACGGTCCCTTGGCAGGCTATGCACCGATCCTGGGCGTCTATGGGGTGAGCCTGCTGGTCGCGCTTTCGGGTGGATTGCTGTGGGGGATGGCCGCTTGGCGGGGCCGAGCACCCAACTTTGCCCTGATCGCCCTGGCGGCCCTTTGGCTCTGCGCTGCGGGGTTGAAGGCGAGCGAATGGACGCATCCCTCGGGTCGGCCGCTTCGGGCGAGCGTGCTCCAGGCCAATATCCCGCAGGCGGTGAAATGGGATGCCGAGGCGCGGCTGATGATCGCCGAGGTCTATGTGGATATGACCCTGGAGTATCTGGATGCGGACTTCATCGTCTGGCCCGAGACCGCCCTACCCGATTTCCTCCATCAGGTCCGCGAACCTCTGATCGACCCCCTGGCCGAGCGCGCGCAGCGCGAAGGGACCGAGATCGTACTGGGGATTCCGGTCATGGACCTCGAGAGCGGGCGCTATTTCAACGGGCTCTTGGCGATCGGCAGCCGGGAATCGCTCTATACCAAGCGCCACCTGGTGCCCTTCGGTGAGTTTACACCCTTGAAGTCTTGGCTCGGGCCGCTCGCCGAACTCTTTGCCGTGCCAATGTCCGACTTCAGCCCAGGCGCGGGCCGACCCCTGTTACAGGTGGGCCCGCATCGGGTCGGCGCCTCGATCTGTTATGAGGATGCCTTCCCCACCGAGCTGATCGAGTCCCTGCCCGAGGCGGCCTATCTTATCAATGTCAGCAATGATGCCTGGTTCGGTGACTCGCTTGCACCGCATCAGCACCTGGAGATCGCGCGCATGCGGGCGCTGGAGACCGGGCGGTTTTTGGTGCGGGCCACCAATACAGGGATCTCGGCGATCATCGATCACCGCGGACGCTTGGTCGCTTGGCTGCCCCTTTTTGTGCGCGGGGCGATCACCGCCGAGGTCCAGCCGCGCGAGGGCCTGACCCCTTTTGCCCGCCTTGGAAATGCGCCAGCGATCGGCCTGGGAGCCGCCCTGATCCTGTTGGGGATCGGCCTCGCTCGGTGGAGATACGACCCGAGCCCGCCGCTGCGCACTTGA
- a CDS encoding lysophospholipid acyltransferase family protein, protein MPELAQGTRDRFETAFMLDSQRLQTLAARTLLDLLARLPLPGVHRLGATLGWLIGRWPNRQRRNALINIALCFPELAPAEQRRLRDASLAEFGKTYLEIAHFWRRPVPEVLGLVREVRGAEHLARPAGRGLIVLSPHHGAWELAGLHLASLGPTTIFYRSQGPFDALIQGGRVRTGARLAPINAAGIRLLLETLQRGDQVGVLPDQEPKADKGAVFAPFFGIPAFTMLLVNRLARRTGAKVVFMFAERLPCGQGFIIHCLPAPPGIDSADEIKAATALNRGIEHCVRLCPAQYLWSYKRFRKRPHWLPKVYTGPLDDHAALAQVARLCLRLAAGQGSGLE, encoded by the coding sequence ATGCCAGAGCTCGCCCAGGGCACACGCGATCGCTTTGAAACCGCATTCATGTTGGACAGCCAACGCTTGCAGACCCTTGCCGCACGTACCCTATTGGATCTTCTGGCGCGCCTGCCCTTGCCTGGGGTCCATCGCCTGGGGGCGACGCTCGGCTGGCTGATCGGGCGCTGGCCCAACCGCCAGCGGCGCAACGCCCTGATCAATATCGCACTGTGTTTCCCTGAGCTTGCGCCCGCTGAACAGCGGCGTCTGCGCGATGCGAGCCTCGCCGAGTTCGGCAAGACCTATCTCGAGATCGCCCATTTCTGGCGCCGGCCTGTGCCCGAGGTCTTGGGCCTGGTCCGCGAGGTGCGCGGCGCCGAGCACCTCGCCCGGCCCGCGGGGCGCGGCCTGATCGTGCTCTCACCGCATCATGGAGCCTGGGAGCTCGCGGGGCTGCATCTGGCGAGCCTCGGGCCCACGACCATCTTTTATAGATCCCAGGGCCCCTTCGATGCGCTCATTCAGGGGGGAAGAGTGCGCACCGGCGCTAGGCTTGCACCGATCAATGCTGCTGGCATCCGACTGTTGCTTGAGACCCTGCAGCGTGGCGATCAGGTGGGGGTCCTGCCCGACCAGGAGCCCAAAGCCGATAAAGGAGCGGTCTTTGCGCCCTTTTTCGGCATCCCGGCATTCACCATGTTGCTGGTCAATCGCCTGGCGCGCCGCACGGGCGCGAAGGTCGTCTTCATGTTTGCCGAGCGCCTGCCGTGCGGCCAGGGTTTTATCATCCATTGCCTGCCGGCACCTCCCGGTATCGACAGCGCCGATGAGATCAAGGCGGCGACGGCGCTCAATCGCGGGATCGAACACTGCGTGCGTCTCTGCCCCGCGCAATATCTCTGGTCCTATAAGCGCTTCAGAAAACGCCCTCACTGGCTGCCCAAGGTCTATACGGGACCCTTGGATGATCACGCCGCGCTCGCCCAGGTTGCGCGACTGTGCCTGCGCTTGGCGGCAGGCCAAGGCAGCGGCCTTGAGTAG
- a CDS encoding magnesium chelatase subunit D, giving the protein MSQTAPLSGAADAAVVAASSPAIQAPAPWDDAVLAAVLLTIDPKGTGGVAVRALPGPVREMWLSLLYDLQPPGTPRRRVPLHVADGRLLGGLDLAATLRSGRPVAEKGLLVEADGGILELAMAERIAPGTVARINLAFDAGEVVLERDGLAMRTPSHFAVVALDEGIGDDEGLSPALLDRLAFHLDLTAIPYDDAVSCDYDLEDIQAARALLSSVTISDGQIEALCGIALALGIPSLRASIFACHAARAHAALNGRTTVTEEDLAVAGRLVLAPRATQLPPMEPPPDAEPPLPEPSEPNQDQDQSKDSPQEPRELEEMILEATKAAIPAGLLAQLQGGRLRRSRSRSTGKAGAMRNAPTRGRPAGVLHGEPRSGQKLNVIETLRAAAPWQRIRREERLRVGRPINRLEIRPDDFRITRFKHKSESTTIFVVDASGSSALHRLAEAKGAVELLLADCYVRRDQVALVAFRGQEAEVLLPPTRSLVRAKRCLAGLPGGGGTPLAAGIDLGMLIADSIQRRGGSPVLILMTDGRANVARDGSGGRARAFEEALAAARQVRALEISTLVIDISPRPQPQGRELAKEMGAIYLPLPHADARALNDAVRATTR; this is encoded by the coding sequence ATGAGCCAGACTGCCCCTCTCTCCGGCGCGGCGGATGCCGCGGTTGTCGCTGCCAGCTCACCGGCAATCCAGGCCCCCGCGCCTTGGGACGATGCTGTGCTGGCCGCGGTTTTGCTGACGATCGATCCCAAGGGGACCGGCGGCGTGGCCGTGCGCGCCCTGCCTGGGCCGGTGCGCGAGATGTGGCTGTCGCTTCTCTATGACCTCCAGCCACCAGGTACTCCCCGTCGGCGTGTTCCGCTGCATGTTGCCGATGGGCGGCTGTTGGGGGGGCTGGATCTGGCCGCGACCCTGAGGAGCGGTCGCCCCGTGGCCGAAAAGGGGCTCTTGGTCGAGGCCGACGGCGGTATATTGGAGTTGGCGATGGCCGAGCGGATTGCCCCAGGGACGGTGGCGCGCATCAATCTGGCCTTCGATGCAGGCGAAGTCGTTCTGGAGCGCGATGGGCTGGCCATGCGCACCCCTTCGCATTTTGCCGTGGTCGCACTCGACGAAGGGATCGGCGATGACGAGGGCTTAAGCCCCGCCTTGCTCGATCGCTTGGCCTTTCATCTGGACCTTACCGCCATCCCCTATGATGACGCGGTCTCCTGCGACTATGACCTAGAAGACATCCAGGCGGCGCGCGCCTTGCTCAGCTCGGTGACGATCAGCGACGGCCAGATCGAGGCGCTCTGTGGCATCGCCCTGGCGCTCGGCATCCCCTCGCTGCGCGCCTCGATCTTCGCCTGTCATGCAGCGCGCGCCCATGCCGCTCTGAACGGACGCACGACCGTTACCGAAGAGGATCTGGCCGTCGCTGGCCGTCTGGTGCTCGCCCCGCGCGCCACCCAGCTCCCGCCAATGGAGCCGCCACCCGACGCCGAGCCGCCCCTCCCTGAACCGTCCGAACCCAATCAGGATCAGGACCAAAGCAAGGACAGCCCCCAAGAGCCGCGCGAGCTCGAGGAGATGATCCTCGAGGCGACCAAGGCGGCGATCCCAGCGGGCCTCCTGGCCCAGCTTCAGGGCGGCAGGCTGCGCCGCTCGCGTTCACGCAGCACCGGCAAAGCGGGCGCCATGCGCAACGCCCCTACCCGCGGGCGGCCAGCGGGCGTCTTGCACGGCGAGCCGCGTTCCGGTCAAAAACTCAATGTCATCGAGACCCTGCGCGCCGCCGCCCCCTGGCAGCGCATCCGCCGCGAGGAACGCCTGCGCGTCGGCAGGCCGATCAATCGGCTCGAGATCCGCCCGGACGATTTCCGCATCACCCGCTTCAAACACAAATCCGAAAGCACCACCATCTTTGTCGTCGATGCCTCGGGCTCATCGGCGTTGCACCGCCTGGCCGAGGCCAAGGGCGCGGTCGAACTTTTGCTAGCCGACTGCTATGTCCGGCGCGATCAGGTCGCGCTCGTCGCCTTCCGCGGTCAGGAGGCCGAGGTCTTGCTGCCCCCGACCCGCTCGCTGGTACGGGCCAAACGCTGTCTGGCCGGATTGCCCGGGGGCGGCGGCACACCCTTAGCGGCAGGGATCGATCTAGGCATGCTCATCGCCGACAGCATCCAGCGGCGCGGCGGCAGCCCCGTCTTGATCCTGATGACTGATGGCCGCGCCAATGTTGCGCGTGACGGCAGCGGTGGACGCGCCCGCGCCTTCGAGGAGGCGCTGGCCGCCGCCCGCCAGGTGCGTGCCTTGGAGATCAGCACCCTGGTGATTGACATCTCGCCGCGTCCCCAACCCCAGGGGCGGGAACTCGCCAAAGAGATGGGAGCGATCTATCTGCCCTTGCCCCATGCCGACGCCCGCGCGCTCAATGATGCCGTGCGCGCGACGACCCGCTGA